A single Marispirochaeta aestuarii DNA region contains:
- a CDS encoding PP2C family serine/threonine-protein phosphatase has product MNRRFPSIPATIILAALVLLLPQVQLLAQERIYWDDSRVLGLESPRFPQAGSSYQGIVVMAHEYEYSGQDQGRAYISTAYSSDSLQWETHSRVLGPFSFSGDESPIASLAVTAGGEVYLAVAEDESTIGIYQSRNQGGSFSRISSITAPVSAIVAPRLFLNSRGEFVLFVSRDVGTGAGLGSYLGIFYTSSENGSQWEAFRPLTTGNTLRETYLPFLAGYGGRDYVVFQAFKTGGPGGNPPSSYQLYMASSFDGGRSWGQPELITDFPEPENLGEEAGWEYYDNQRPAILVDGERTFVSWERRYARSRTRNIYLAELNGSGNTENVVRIRSDRDSISPRMVKAGDRYFVSWYEGSEQDMTLRLAEGRKIPNVGIDWYYQEGAGTEYLFADDRPDSSTFAVPLVFRQRLHLVWENDTYRGTELADSRLIYRGPDIYTASPSVRGVNFIGGEPVSRDNFTIAWSEPRDSSGIAGYNYIFSRSETERPGRRLSHFRDENLSTTRSLEEDGRWYFHIIAQDYAGNWSEPSSLLIQRDTTAPDTPVFLPPETDSSGFLLSNTRTIEWRASPQEDTAGYTYTYTLLDPAGRAVDPEQVRPALPPRRIVTTSPEASFFNRDNGTWMLSVAAVDRVGNISEPAALVFRLNKYIPITLINEIEAERDEVGRSILTIRGRGFTADGQIERIILDRDANPPYDYIYTLEGGSYKLSGNRLIEDFVVEDIDEGLYGIGLDHSRRGIKWSDQSLYFEPTGVVKFGDFTYTPPSRFTLFAWDYFGMSVNALVTLLILTGLAVALGLTIFMLRGVLAENARIQRDIETIVSGRLLTGPEYRKRIVEMKRKGLGLRIKFVLLITVLILIVVMMVAVSLGYYMIESRQRTLAQGLEERASLLLESLAVGAREPIDSNDQESMFSLVGQVEAMADATGVIITGRSVSDPAGQIHALWAASHPEELLESLSGQIRIDYREKDAASEAPRTFALIDADELESYRDRYDVLVTPFYGRSVYTDNLSSEEERIAGQVDRELSSEILSIEEDIRAMQQEQLVLESLNRGLSVSADQRRFIQDRFPSFEDPEARNLRLAQINTDVVQFNRARTALIRETGNILNSVPAFNPEEFNTSTGEYTFYRPIVGPRQVPDQGIGAEQDSGYFYRGMVRLTVSTENIVRQIVDSQSTLITITGVVALVSALIGVIGALILATIIITPINRLVQGVEIIRDTVDKEQLENHVVDTRTRDELSGLAQTINEMTRGLVEAAKANKELTLGKEIQKMFLPLVTDQNGRKLTTASFEDDFIQVYGYYEGADALSGDYFDHIDLKNGYHAFIKCDVAGHGASASLIMVEVATIFTSYFKRYVGQKPQLQISELVSSINELLEERQFRGKFAALIVGLLEASSGKIHLCHAGDNLVHIYEEKKHGLSLLKLPETPAAGVFGRDLIDMRGGYPKVVHQLNKGDTVLFFTDGIEESHHRLRGENLEVRSYQDFPEKMRAEDARLVDQGFKEIKPEEPYEEFDLKRVNMVIEAAMNRESFELKRRMDAVIKEPLVFDFSSLEGSTEEMVTALIAVEKVYRLVPDPAATERDRVRVDRKIDTFLQKHFSAYYRYFRNPLEDSSFPEYVWFSHLKEDEQDDDLTIIAVKRK; this is encoded by the coding sequence ATGAATAGAAGATTTCCGTCCATACCTGCAACGATAATCCTCGCTGCTCTCGTACTCCTTCTGCCCCAGGTACAGCTTCTTGCCCAGGAACGGATCTACTGGGATGACTCCCGCGTCCTGGGACTTGAGAGTCCTCGTTTTCCCCAGGCAGGTTCCTCGTATCAGGGCATTGTGGTTATGGCCCACGAGTACGAGTACAGCGGACAGGACCAGGGTAGGGCCTACATCTCCACGGCGTACAGCAGCGACAGTCTCCAGTGGGAGACCCACTCCAGGGTACTGGGACCTTTTTCCTTCAGCGGCGATGAGTCTCCCATAGCCTCCCTTGCGGTCACTGCCGGAGGCGAGGTCTACCTGGCTGTGGCGGAAGATGAATCGACCATCGGAATCTACCAGTCCCGGAATCAGGGCGGAAGTTTTTCGAGAATAAGCAGCATTACCGCACCGGTTTCCGCGATTGTGGCCCCCCGACTCTTTCTCAATTCCCGGGGCGAGTTTGTCCTTTTTGTTTCCCGGGACGTCGGGACCGGTGCAGGCCTGGGCAGCTACCTGGGAATCTTCTATACCAGCTCCGAAAACGGCTCACAATGGGAAGCCTTTCGCCCCCTGACCACGGGAAATACCCTCCGGGAGACCTATCTGCCTTTTCTTGCCGGATACGGAGGGCGGGATTATGTCGTTTTTCAGGCCTTCAAGACCGGCGGTCCCGGGGGAAATCCCCCGTCGAGTTATCAGCTCTATATGGCAAGCAGTTTCGACGGAGGCAGGAGCTGGGGCCAACCTGAACTGATTACCGATTTCCCTGAACCGGAAAACCTGGGAGAGGAAGCGGGGTGGGAATATTATGATAACCAGAGGCCCGCTATCCTTGTCGACGGCGAAAGGACCTTTGTGTCCTGGGAACGCCGTTACGCCCGTTCCCGGACACGAAATATCTACCTCGCCGAGCTGAACGGTTCGGGGAATACTGAAAACGTGGTGAGGATACGAAGCGACCGGGACAGCATATCTCCCAGGATGGTAAAGGCCGGAGACCGCTATTTTGTCAGCTGGTATGAGGGGAGTGAACAGGATATGACCCTGCGCCTGGCGGAGGGGCGCAAGATTCCCAACGTGGGAATTGACTGGTACTATCAGGAAGGGGCGGGAACGGAGTATCTCTTTGCAGATGACCGGCCGGACAGTTCCACCTTCGCGGTTCCCCTGGTTTTCCGCCAGCGTCTGCACCTTGTATGGGAGAACGATACCTATCGGGGAACGGAACTTGCGGATTCCCGTCTGATCTATCGGGGACCGGATATCTACACCGCGTCGCCCAGTGTCCGGGGGGTGAACTTTATCGGCGGCGAGCCTGTTTCCAGAGACAACTTTACCATCGCCTGGAGTGAGCCCCGGGATTCCTCCGGAATTGCAGGATATAACTATATCTTCAGCCGGTCGGAAACAGAACGTCCCGGGCGTCGGCTGTCTCACTTCCGGGATGAAAATCTATCGACTACCCGGTCCCTGGAGGAAGACGGCCGCTGGTATTTTCATATTATCGCCCAGGATTATGCGGGCAACTGGTCGGAACCGTCATCACTGCTGATACAGCGGGATACGACAGCTCCTGATACACCTGTGTTTCTTCCTCCGGAAACCGACAGTTCCGGTTTTCTTCTGTCCAATACCCGGACCATTGAATGGCGTGCTTCTCCCCAGGAGGACACTGCCGGCTACACCTACACATATACCCTGCTCGACCCGGCAGGACGTGCAGTGGATCCGGAGCAGGTGCGCCCGGCGCTGCCGCCGCGACGCATTGTTACCACTTCTCCGGAGGCCTCCTTTTTTAACCGCGACAACGGTACCTGGATGCTTTCCGTTGCGGCGGTGGATCGAGTCGGCAATATCAGCGAGCCCGCGGCTCTTGTATTCCGTCTGAACAAGTACATCCCCATAACCCTTATTAATGAGATTGAAGCTGAGCGGGACGAGGTGGGACGCTCCATCCTGACCATACGAGGCCGGGGTTTTACCGCGGACGGACAGATCGAACGGATCATCCTGGACCGGGACGCCAATCCTCCCTACGATTATATCTACACCCTGGAGGGCGGATCCTATAAGCTCAGCGGGAACCGTCTGATCGAGGATTTCGTCGTTGAGGACATTGATGAGGGGCTTTACGGTATAGGGCTTGATCACTCACGACGGGGTATAAAGTGGTCTGATCAATCCCTCTACTTTGAACCCACCGGGGTGGTCAAGTTCGGCGATTTTACCTATACGCCGCCGTCGAGATTTACTCTGTTTGCCTGGGATTATTTCGGGATGTCCGTTAATGCCCTGGTCACTTTGCTCATTTTGACGGGGCTTGCCGTTGCGCTGGGGCTGACCATTTTCATGCTCCGGGGAGTCCTGGCGGAGAACGCGCGTATTCAGAGGGACATCGAGACAATTGTATCCGGCAGACTCCTGACCGGCCCCGAATACAGGAAGAGGATAGTAGAGATGAAGAGAAAGGGTCTTGGCCTGAGAATAAAATTTGTGCTGCTTATAACGGTACTCATTCTGATCGTTGTGATGATGGTAGCCGTTTCTCTTGGCTATTACATGATAGAAAGCCGTCAGCGGACCCTGGCACAGGGGCTGGAGGAGAGGGCCTCGCTGCTTCTTGAGAGTCTTGCGGTGGGAGCCCGGGAACCGATTGACAGCAATGACCAGGAGAGCATGTTTTCCCTGGTCGGCCAGGTAGAAGCCATGGCCGATGCCACGGGAGTCATCATTACCGGCCGATCCGTCTCCGATCCCGCCGGTCAGATTCATGCTCTCTGGGCGGCGTCCCATCCCGAGGAACTCCTGGAATCCCTGAGCGGTCAGATTCGCATCGACTACCGGGAGAAGGATGCAGCCTCGGAGGCTCCCCGGACCTTTGCGCTCATCGATGCTGACGAGCTTGAATCCTACCGGGACCGTTACGATGTTCTTGTAACCCCTTTTTACGGGCGTTCCGTCTATACCGACAATCTCAGCTCCGAGGAGGAGCGAATCGCCGGGCAGGTGGACCGGGAACTCTCCTCGGAAATTCTGAGTATCGAGGAGGACATCCGGGCAATGCAGCAGGAGCAGCTGGTGCTTGAATCCCTGAACCGTGGTCTTTCCGTCAGTGCCGACCAGCGACGGTTTATTCAGGACCGCTTTCCCTCCTTTGAGGATCCCGAGGCGCGTAATCTGCGTCTTGCCCAGATAAATACCGATGTCGTTCAGTTTAACCGGGCCAGAACGGCGCTTATCCGGGAGACGGGCAATATTCTCAACAGTGTGCCCGCTTTTAATCCCGAAGAGTTCAACACCTCCACCGGAGAGTATACCTTCTACCGGCCCATAGTCGGGCCCCGGCAGGTTCCGGACCAGGGCATAGGTGCAGAGCAGGACAGCGGTTACTTCTATCGCGGAATGGTCCGGCTGACTGTATCCACCGAGAATATTGTACGGCAGATAGTTGATTCCCAGAGCACCCTTATAACGATAACCGGCGTCGTCGCCCTGGTTTCTGCTTTGATCGGTGTTATAGGAGCTCTCATTCTGGCTACGATTATCATTACACCCATCAACCGTCTGGTTCAGGGGGTTGAGATTATACGGGATACTGTGGACAAGGAGCAGCTGGAGAATCACGTGGTGGACACCAGAACTCGGGATGAACTGTCGGGGCTCGCCCAGACCATCAACGAGATGACCCGGGGACTCGTGGAAGCCGCGAAAGCGAACAAGGAACTCACTCTGGGAAAGGAGATCCAGAAGATGTTTCTTCCCCTGGTTACCGATCAGAACGGTCGCAAATTGACCACCGCCTCCTTTGAAGATGATTTTATCCAGGTCTACGGATACTACGAGGGGGCTGACGCCCTTTCCGGTGACTATTTTGACCATATCGACCTGAAAAACGGGTATCACGCCTTCATAAAATGCGACGTCGCCGGTCACGGAGCCTCGGCATCGCTGATTATGGTCGAGGTGGCCACGATCTTTACCAGTTACTTCAAACGCTATGTGGGACAGAAACCGCAGCTTCAGATATCCGAACTGGTGAGCTCCATTAACGAACTGCTGGAGGAACGTCAGTTCCGGGGGAAATTTGCCGCCCTTATTGTGGGTCTCCTTGAAGCATCAAGCGGAAAAATCCATCTGTGTCACGCGGGAGACAACCTGGTACACATCTACGAAGAAAAGAAACACGGACTCTCTCTGCTCAAGCTGCCGGAAACCCCGGCGGCGGGGGTATTCGGCAGAGACCTTATAGATATGCGCGGGGGATACCCCAAGGTGGTTCATCAGCTCAACAAGGGTGATACGGTTCTCTTTTTTACTGACGGCATCGAAGAGAGTCATCACCGACTCCGCGGAGAGAACCTCGAGGTGAGGAGTTACCAGGATTTTCCAGAAAAGATGCGGGCGGAGGATGCACGGCTGGTGGATCAGGGCTTCAAGGAAATCAAACCGGAAGAGCCCTACGAGGAGTTTGATCTGAAACGCGTAAACATGGTAATAGAGGCGGCCATGAACCGGGAAAGCTTCGAACTGAAACGTCGCATGGATGCGGTGATCAAGGAGCCCCTCGTCTTCGATTTCTCCAGTCTGGAGGGGTCCACCGAAGAGATGGTAACCGCCCTGATAGCGGTAGAGAAGGTCTATCGGCTGGTACCGGATCCGGCAGCCACTGAACGCGACCGGGTCCGGGTTGACCGGAAGATCGACACCTTTCTGCAAAAACACTTTTCCGCCTACTATCGCTATTTTCGTAATCCCCTGGAGGATAGTTCCTTTCCGGAATATGTCTGGTTCTCTCACCTGAAGGAAGATGAGCAGGACGATGACCTCACGATAATTGCGGTGAAGCGCAAGTGA
- a CDS encoding UPF0164 family protein produces MQRTIMLRATIFLLLLTVPFSASGEGFFDSYFDFSESFADPNTGLTVFPILQIPIGGRYEAMGTAFTALANDFSYLEANPAASALLDRTQIALAHNAWIADTSIDSAVFTMRNENLGYGFGGKFLYVPFTEYNDWGDTQASIYYSETLATANISYNFFSSYDYEGLALGANLKTAYRHIPEVIEPGQSAFGLLADIGLLTRFNFMKPYVARESNFAVGLVARNLGISTDGEALPTEASLGIAYSPFRPLTLTTDFNYPFSLQPDVPAENWYIATGMDLAVTNFFSLQSGFHYRGGNPRFSLGTELLTSDMAFNINYTLGLDTQVSAPLDRISVVASMDLGDRGRYARQQMVEEQYIAGLEAYARGDLRLAVRHWQAVLELDPDFTPASENLDTVLTSLRLQEELTGINTLLDDENS; encoded by the coding sequence ATGCAGAGAACAATCATGCTGAGGGCTACAATATTTCTCCTCCTTCTGACTGTACCTTTTTCCGCTTCGGGAGAAGGTTTTTTCGACAGTTATTTTGACTTTTCCGAATCCTTTGCAGACCCCAACACCGGCCTGACGGTCTTTCCCATCCTCCAGATTCCCATAGGCGGACGCTACGAAGCCATGGGAACTGCCTTTACCGCACTGGCAAATGATTTTTCCTACCTCGAAGCCAATCCGGCGGCCAGTGCTCTGCTGGACAGAACCCAGATAGCCCTGGCCCATAATGCGTGGATCGCCGATACATCCATCGACAGCGCCGTCTTTACCATGCGCAACGAGAATCTGGGCTACGGTTTCGGTGGAAAGTTCCTGTACGTACCCTTTACCGAATACAATGACTGGGGAGACACCCAGGCCAGCATCTACTACTCCGAGACCCTGGCTACGGCGAATATCTCCTATAACTTCTTTTCCAGCTACGATTATGAAGGTCTCGCCCTGGGGGCAAATTTAAAAACAGCCTATCGTCATATCCCTGAGGTAATTGAACCGGGCCAGTCAGCCTTCGGATTACTGGCCGATATCGGACTTCTGACCCGCTTTAATTTTATGAAACCCTATGTTGCCCGGGAGAGTAACTTTGCAGTCGGTCTTGTGGCACGTAATCTGGGAATCAGTACGGACGGAGAAGCGCTTCCCACAGAAGCGTCCCTGGGTATAGCCTATTCACCCTTCAGACCCCTGACTCTGACGACGGATTTCAATTACCCCTTCAGTCTGCAGCCTGATGTTCCTGCGGAAAACTGGTACATTGCCACGGGCATGGACCTGGCGGTAACCAATTTCTTCTCCCTGCAGAGCGGATTTCATTATCGCGGAGGCAACCCGAGGTTCTCCCTGGGAACTGAACTTCTGACCAGCGATATGGCCTTCAATATCAACTATACCCTGGGTCTCGATACCCAGGTGTCCGCTCCCCTGGACCGGATTAGTGTGGTAGCGTCCATGGATCTGGGCGACCGGGGACGGTATGCCCGTCAGCAGATGGTGGAAGAGCAGTACATAGCCGGGCTTGAAGCCTATGCCCGGGGCGACCTTCGGCTTGCGGTCCGCCACTGGCAGGCTGTTCTGGAACTTGATCCGGATTTTACCCCGGCGTCGGAGAACCTTGATACCGTCCTTACCAGCCTTCGACTCCAGGAAGAACTCACGGGTATCAATACCCTGCTGGACGACGAGAACAGCTGA
- a CDS encoding ankyrin repeat domain-containing protein: MKVGIICVASTETEGATFLELLSDKGVSAELLHVYSGWEKRVGIWIDSCTHFMVLPENPDFSAPWFNYLAGFCSGSSRGLLIFSMAGLPPHFSDFPAVSDAEAMIRHWLQEKQSWEKSEDIRMAKEALAAAGLFYHPEDLARMAAAGEQETVELFMRSGMSADTRNRRGVPLLSLAVRGGHRHLVEYLLSRGCDIDAESGDRGNTALMDAAAEGELEIAEILIRTGAGLDVTSRNGQTALILAVGQGNLKIAALLIKAGSALDIRDSLGMSAYDYAKLFRHGELLSLMDSRSTRESTEH; encoded by the coding sequence ATGAAAGTTGGAATAATCTGCGTAGCCTCGACGGAAACGGAGGGAGCGACTTTTCTGGAGCTCTTGTCCGATAAGGGAGTCTCTGCGGAACTGCTGCATGTTTACAGCGGCTGGGAAAAGCGGGTCGGCATCTGGATCGATTCCTGCACCCACTTCATGGTCCTGCCGGAGAACCCCGATTTCTCCGCACCCTGGTTCAACTATCTGGCAGGATTCTGCAGCGGCTCCAGCCGCGGTCTGCTGATATTCAGTATGGCCGGTCTTCCTCCCCATTTTTCCGACTTCCCTGCGGTCTCCGATGCCGAGGCCATGATACGTCACTGGTTGCAGGAAAAGCAGTCCTGGGAGAAGTCTGAGGATATCCGCATGGCAAAGGAGGCCCTGGCAGCGGCGGGTCTTTTTTATCATCCCGAAGATCTCGCCCGGATGGCGGCTGCGGGCGAACAGGAGACTGTGGAACTCTTTATGCGCTCCGGAATGTCCGCGGATACCCGAAACCGCCGGGGGGTACCCCTGCTTTCCCTCGCAGTCCGGGGGGGACACCGGCATCTTGTGGAATACCTGCTGTCCCGGGGCTGCGATATAGATGCCGAAAGCGGAGACCGGGGCAATACAGCTTTAATGGATGCCGCTGCTGAGGGAGAACTGGAAATCGCCGAGATCCTGATTCGTACCGGCGCCGGTCTGGATGTTACGAGCCGTAACGGGCAGACAGCCTTGATTCTTGCCGTGGGGCAGGGGAATCTGAAAATCGCCGCGCTGTTGATAAAGGCAGGTTCCGCCCTTGATATCCGTGATTCCCTTGGTATGTCGGCCTACGATTATGCGAAGCTCTTCCGGCACGGGGAACTCCTCAGCCTGATGGATTCCCGCAGCACCCGGGAATCAACGGAACACTGA
- a CDS encoding helix-hairpin-helix domain-containing protein, whose product MKRETPLPSLHCRSHYSLLAGPLSPEDICRRAAEEGAESVGMVDRANLYGLPALYRAAGRYNLKAVAGVEFASPGSSRDSLPLFTFYPLNREGFARLNRLISRFADSSSDPVELLLKEGWEGGRVAVFRPELFPRLLERSRRGLVAALVWGLPFRAMLTEARRLRIPPLALNAALYATEEERRLYRILRAIDENRSIQRNRGAEQEGLPPAWRRRCSPAQMAAFFSSLPDALYQARLLAGDAASSLFPDSYVFPSFQGMRPEEEYQRLRGLCMRGVRRRYGSLTPAVRRRLDYELDIIRRKGFAGYFLVVQDIVARCPRTCGRGSSAASIVSYLLEITHVDPLACDLFFERFLNMGRMDPPDIDVDFPWDEREKTLDYVFAAYAGQAGMVADHVTFGSRSALRESARAFGLPEPDIGPLAEAFRMGESGLPPYLEATAKGLLGIPRHLGTHPGGVVISPGPITDYTHVGTSPLGRPLIAWEKEGTEDAGLVKIDLLGNRSLGVLRDVLTLTAPLRAGAGEPPLEWSSFNPLEDTRTREMIEAGDTLGVFYVESPATRQLLKKMRCGDYPHLVIASSIIRPAANRYINAFLRRLRGAVHDSLHPAVDEVLAETRGIMVYQEDVARVAIAVCGYSPAEADSLRKVLSKKDRSLRLPAFREEFIRRGRSRGVAPKVLEELWEGILSFEGYSFCKAHSASYALVSYRLAWLKARYPLEFFCAVINNGGGFYSRQVYLNALSRAGFPLLPPDVNRSAGPYTVERREYPGGALRTGLLQLKGVEDSFIRKLLDERHRRGPFADFQDFLMRLNPPLPDIRGLIRSGSLDGIAAGVHRPGLFWYYFHVSKHPELFIAPAAPASLGDYPGEVKLQDELETLGLLVSRHPAELLRIPEGMYDCDVILTGSGSIPEFPGKRIAIPSVLVTGKEVRTRTKKEMCFLSFEDLEGIYETVLFPEVYRRLYPRICRFCAFLVTGTVEQEFGVFQLRVEELEPLDAAPLDSPKQVCQYWPRSSLEHESWNNLRSLDGNGGSDFSGALVR is encoded by the coding sequence ATGAAGCGGGAAACTCCTCTGCCATCACTCCATTGCCGTTCCCATTACAGCCTGCTGGCGGGACCTCTGTCGCCGGAGGATATCTGCCGCAGGGCCGCGGAGGAGGGTGCGGAGAGCGTCGGCATGGTGGACAGGGCAAACCTGTACGGGCTTCCCGCCTTGTATCGGGCCGCCGGGCGCTACAATCTCAAGGCTGTGGCGGGGGTGGAATTCGCCTCTCCCGGTTCATCCCGGGACTCTCTCCCTCTCTTTACCTTTTATCCCCTGAACCGGGAAGGTTTTGCCCGCCTCAACCGCCTGATAAGCCGGTTTGCCGACTCTTCTTCAGACCCCGTGGAGCTCCTTTTGAAGGAGGGCTGGGAGGGAGGCAGGGTGGCGGTATTCCGGCCGGAACTTTTTCCACGGCTGCTGGAAAGGAGCCGTCGCGGTCTTGTCGCTGCCCTGGTCTGGGGCCTGCCCTTCCGCGCGATGCTGACAGAGGCCCGGAGACTGCGTATTCCTCCCCTGGCGCTGAACGCGGCGCTCTACGCAACGGAGGAAGAACGGCGGCTCTACCGTATTCTTCGGGCCATCGACGAGAACCGCAGCATTCAGAGAAACCGGGGAGCAGAACAGGAGGGGCTTCCCCCCGCATGGCGCCGGCGCTGTTCCCCCGCACAGATGGCGGCCTTTTTTTCCTCCCTGCCGGATGCCCTGTATCAGGCCCGTCTGCTGGCCGGGGACGCCGCATCGTCCCTCTTTCCGGACAGCTACGTCTTTCCCTCCTTTCAGGGCATGCGGCCCGAGGAGGAGTATCAGCGCCTCCGGGGCCTGTGCATGCGGGGTGTCCGCCGACGCTACGGATCTCTGACCCCTGCCGTCCGCCGACGCCTGGACTACGAACTGGATATCATCAGGCGCAAGGGCTTTGCCGGATACTTCCTGGTGGTGCAGGACATCGTCGCCCGTTGTCCCCGGACCTGCGGACGGGGAAGTTCCGCCGCCAGCATTGTTTCGTACCTTCTTGAGATAACCCATGTTGACCCTCTGGCCTGTGACCTCTTTTTCGAACGCTTTCTGAATATGGGACGCATGGATCCTCCGGACATAGATGTGGATTTTCCCTGGGACGAAAGGGAAAAGACCCTGGACTACGTCTTCGCTGCGTATGCCGGGCAGGCGGGAATGGTGGCGGACCATGTTACCTTCGGGTCCCGGTCGGCGCTGCGGGAGTCCGCCAGGGCCTTCGGATTGCCTGAACCGGATATAGGGCCCCTCGCCGAAGCTTTCCGCATGGGGGAATCCGGACTGCCTCCCTACCTCGAGGCGACCGCCAAAGGGCTTCTCGGTATCCCCCGGCATCTTGGAACCCACCCCGGGGGGGTGGTAATCAGTCCCGGACCCATAACCGATTATACCCATGTCGGGACTTCTCCCCTGGGCCGGCCGTTGATCGCCTGGGAAAAGGAGGGAACCGAGGATGCGGGGCTGGTCAAGATCGATCTTTTGGGAAACAGGTCCCTGGGGGTGCTCCGGGATGTACTGACCCTGACCGCTCCCCTGCGGGCCGGGGCCGGGGAGCCTCCCCTGGAGTGGAGCAGCTTCAATCCTCTGGAGGATACCCGTACCAGGGAGATGATCGAAGCGGGGGATACCCTGGGGGTCTTCTACGTGGAGTCCCCAGCCACGCGGCAGCTTCTGAAAAAGATGCGGTGCGGCGATTATCCCCATCTCGTTATCGCCAGTTCCATTATCCGCCCCGCCGCCAACCGCTACATCAATGCTTTTCTCCGGCGACTGCGGGGAGCGGTTCATGATTCCCTGCATCCGGCGGTGGATGAGGTTCTGGCGGAGACCCGGGGCATCATGGTTTACCAGGAGGACGTTGCCCGGGTGGCCATTGCGGTCTGCGGTTACAGCCCTGCTGAGGCGGACAGCCTGCGCAAGGTACTGTCAAAGAAGGACCGCTCCCTTCGGCTGCCGGCCTTTCGCGAGGAGTTTATCCGCCGGGGCCGCAGCCGGGGGGTCGCCCCGAAGGTGCTGGAGGAACTCTGGGAAGGGATCCTCTCCTTCGAAGGATATTCCTTCTGCAAAGCCCACAGCGCTTCCTACGCCCTGGTCTCCTACCGCCTGGCCTGGCTCAAGGCGCGGTATCCCCTGGAGTTCTTCTGCGCCGTCATCAACAACGGCGGGGGGTTCTATTCCCGGCAGGTCTATCTCAACGCCCTCTCCAGGGCGGGTTTTCCCCTCCTTCCGCCGGATGTGAACCGGAGCGCAGGGCCCTATACGGTAGAGCGCCGGGAGTACCCGGGGGGTGCTCTGAGAACCGGACTTCTTCAGCTCAAGGGGGTGGAGGATTCCTTTATCAGGAAACTTCTGGATGAACGCCACCGCCGGGGACCCTTTGCCGATTTTCAGGATTTTCTTATGCGCCTCAATCCTCCGCTGCCGGATATCCGCGGACTGATCCGTTCCGGTTCCCTGGACGGAATCGCTGCCGGAGTACACCGGCCGGGACTTTTCTGGTACTATTTTCACGTATCAAAGCATCCCGAGCTCTTTATTGCACCTGCAGCCCCGGCATCCCTGGGGGATTACCCCGGAGAGGTAAAACTGCAGGATGAGCTGGAGACCCTGGGACTGCTGGTAAGCCGGCATCCGGCGGAACTTCTTCGGATTCCGGAGGGGATGTACGATTGTGATGTTATTCTGACGGGTTCGGGCAGCATTCCGGAGTTCCCGGGAAAACGGATCGCCATACCTTCGGTTCTCGTTACCGGCAAGGAGGTGCGGACCAGGACAAAAAAAGAGATGTGTTTCCTGAGTTTCGAGGACCTGGAGGGAATTTATGAGACCGTGCTTTTTCCCGAGGTCTACCGGCGTCTGTATCCCCGTATCTGCAGATTCTGCGCCTTTCTGGTTACCGGTACGGTGGAACAGGAGTTCGGGGTTTTTCAGCTCAGGGTGGAAGAGCTGGAGCCTCTGGACGCTGCTCCCCTTGATTCACCGAAACAGGTGTGTCAATATTGGCCCAGGAGCAGCCTGGAACATGAAAGTTGGAATAATCTGCGTAGCCTCGACGGAAACGGAGGGAGCGACTTTTCTGGAGCTCTTGTCCGATAA
- a CDS encoding zinc ribbon domain-containing protein — translation MKTARFYCENCGRAVPFDARMCPHCGKNFDAVKCPVCNYTGMPGEFLQGCPECGYLTPEQKEERDAALSRGGRIKGAADPIPARRDRGRNREIGLKMERKERDEVLFSETKAPKKRIIHSLVYFLILVLLSGTLVSMLVVLFL, via the coding sequence ATGAAAACCGCCCGATTCTACTGTGAAAACTGCGGCCGGGCTGTTCCCTTTGATGCCCGAATGTGCCCCCACTGCGGTAAGAACTTCGATGCTGTCAAATGCCCGGTGTGTAACTACACTGGTATGCCCGGCGAGTTTCTGCAGGGCTGTCCGGAGTGCGGATATCTGACTCCGGAACAGAAGGAAGAGCGGGATGCGGCACTGTCTCGGGGCGGACGGATAAAAGGCGCTGCGGATCCAATCCCTGCCCGCCGGGACCGGGGCAGAAACAGGGAAATCGGGCTGAAGATGGAACGGAAAGAGAGGGATGAGGTTCTTTTTTCAGAAACAAAAGCGCCAAAGAAGCGGATTATCCATTCCCTGGTCTATTTTCTCATTCTTGTGCTGCTTTCCGGGACCCTCGTATCAATGCTCGTCGTTCTCTTTCTCTAA